Proteins from one Podospora pseudocomata strain CBS 415.72m chromosome 4, whole genome shotgun sequence genomic window:
- a CDS encoding hypothetical protein (EggNog:ENOG503PDFW; COG:M; CAZy:GT2_Glyco_tranf_2), producing the protein MTLGTEPHFRQVIQGWLRTEPKSIIITTLEARRTYIEGLVEEIGDSRIMVMAVETASYRRQCYEAISKVTTAFYIVVDDRSLWGVSTLDDILAPFRDPRVGGVTGLQAVKPRNGNTLTQWETFGALNLARRNFPHSALAFFNKGQVLNLSGRLSAYRTCIYKDRGFRDAFLHELWLGRFPITTGDDNALTTWLLHKGWRTAFQNSPGVMIAAGSISELALHKTAAPMAARHPSILSLGHHVCVQNAGERPSRARRSQHCCLFHNRLCDDI; encoded by the exons ATGACCCTAGGAACGGAACCTCACTTTCGCCAAGTCATACAGGGATGGCTGAGAACAGAGCCGAAGTCAATAATCATCACGACATTAGAAGCACGCCGTACATACATcgagggtttggtggaggaaatCGGAGACTCTCGAATCATGGTAATGGCTGTCGAAACCGCTTCGTATCGAAGACAGTGTTACGAAGCCATCTCCAAAGTCACGACCGCATTCTACATTGTTGTGGATGACCGGTCACTGTGGGGTGTCTCCACGCTTGACGACATCCTCGCGCCGTTCCGTGACCCTAGAGTCGGTGGCGTCACGGGACTACAGGCGGTGAAGCCTCGAAATGGGAACACCTTGACCCAGTGGG AAACATTTGGTGCTTTGAACCTCGCGAGGAGAAATTTCCCGCACTCAGCTTTGGCATTCTTCAACAAAGGCCAGGTTCTAAACCTTTCCGGCCGGCTTTCTGCTTACCGGACCTGCATCTACAAAGACCGAGGATTCCGTGATGCATTTCTACACGAGTTGTGGCTCGGACGCTTTCCTATCACGACTGGAGACGACAATGCCTTAACCACTTGGTTGCTGCACAAAGGCTGGAGGACTGCGTTCCAAAACTCGCCGGGGGTCATGATCGCTGCCGGTAGTATCTCCGAACTGGCTCTGCACAAGACAGCTGCTCCGATGGCTGCGAGACACCCTTCGATACTATCTCTTGGACATCACGTTTGCGTTCAAAACGCGGGAGAAAGACCATCTCGTGCGCGCCGTTCTCAACATTGTTGTTTATTTCATAACCGATTGTGCGATGATATTTGA
- a CDS encoding hypothetical protein (COG:G; COG:M; EggNog:ENOG503P1Z8) — protein sequence MKTIGIFPASGGLGTSTYHHLLALVPKDNVILISRHPHKVPRNYTQACVRTREASYETAPSDLEKVFTGIDVLFLISYPSHVKDYRIKVQLPAIDAARRAGVKHVFYSSLAFAGERDSTRSVAEVMQAHLATEGHLRHLAETAPGFTYTVIREGIYSESTPIYTSFFDPHFPDASLVGNEILVPHDGKGKGVAWVKRDELGEASAKLIAQYSSAPESFQYVNQVVLLTGNKEWSLEDTVKVLGEVAGKDLKIREIPVHEWVRLPQVKGYFKNEEDARTWATAWEAIRQGATAPVTGDLEEILGRKPEEFDVTLKGETRATTEQ from the coding sequence ATGAAAACCATCGGCATCTTCCCAGCATCAGGGGGTCTAGGCACCtccacctaccaccacctcctggctcTGGTCCCCAAGGACAatgtcatcctcatcagccgCCACCCCCACAAAGTCCCCAGGAACTACACCCAAGCCTGTGTCCGAACGCGAGAGGCATCCTACGAAACAGCGCCCTCTGACCTCGAAAAGGTCTTCACCGGCATCGATGTCCTGTTTCTAATCTCCTACCCAAGCCACGTCAAAGACTACCGCATCAAAGTCCAGCTCCCAGCAATCGACGCAGCCCGCCGCGCTGGTGTCAAGCATGTCTTTTACAGCTCTCTGGCTTTTGCTGGAGAAAGAGACTCTACCAGGTCAGTGGCTGAGGTGATGCAGGCTCACCTTGCCACCGAGGGGCACTTGAGACATTTGGCGGAGACAGCACCTGGTTTCACCTACACGGTGATCAGAGAGGGAATTTATTCCGAGTCGACACCCATTTACACCAGCTTCTTCGATCCGCACTTCCCTGATGCCTCGCTTGTTGGGAATGAGATTCTTGTCCCGCATGATGgtaaggggaagggggtggcctgggtgaagagggatgAGCTTGGAGAGGCGTCTGCGAAGCTCATTGCACAATATTCATCCGCGCCGGAAAGCTTCCAGTATGTGAACCAGGTTGTATTGCTGACAGGCAACAAGGAGTGGAGTTTGGAGGACACGGTGAAGGTGCTTGGGGAGGTTGCTGGGAAGGACTTGAAGATAAGGGAGATACCTGTGCATGAGTGGGTTCGGCTTCCACAAGTAAAGGGCTACTTCAAAAatgaggaggatgccagGACTTGGGCTACTGCTTGGGAGGCTATCAGACAAGGTGCTACAGCGCCAGTGACGGGGGACTTGGAAGAAATTCTGGGAAGAAAGCCTGAAGAGTTTGATGTGACGCTCAAGGGGGAAACACGTGCAACCACAGAGCAGTAA
- a CDS encoding hypothetical protein (EggNog:ENOG503P0SR; COG:S), whose translation MYKYQPLPPVSKTGRTPPFTRILTLFPSTSPPSSSPDDSEPFHGTLAITNLESTQPYEALSYTWGTADPETYIWLDDLPLPIKPNLAAALHFLRPSPGQPPRRLWIDALCIDQSSLEERSRQVQYMRLVYKYCQRVIAWIGLKQESEATEVAFEAGKVLSDVSRLVADLRKDAAAMEDGVVRDVVGNALGGLPEGALLNLQKLFDREYFHRTWVVQEIAVANVAVVKSEELEMSFFDLVSTLLFVFGNRPGGKIETNTSLDVWYLIFTRQSGAHSGHVRLTEIPGSLGPLLDLLEQMRAFKATDLRDKIYSVLGICDEGLQPVTTRTHITQRSDRWLRSLTTAITGVQNFVNERNPDLGWGIPAALKPDYTRPVPEVYTGLAKFLISKMPMFLDVLSYVQHRTTPTPDDPYPSWVPKWFESKSVTVFRGGDFTAGICTPPLGDFFQSRIQRAFSSPIPGTLIMDGFHVGVVHRVSNVMNFGSDGHSKTEAVQRAWTELLPNMPFPGANGSRYITGEPLDVAFCKALSVHPMGAVVGHVMSNSMDGFHFSASASEMNRQIATGISDAAVGAFLSGLAGEGDEVLSAESEKARVTFRNAVGVYCYGRRAFLTREGHLGIGPPVMQEGDEVVVLFRGRMPYVLRRGPTHHVFLGDCYVCDDNIMRGLVTESVRHGRGGPPVGLYGIR comes from the coding sequence ATGTACAAATACCAACCTCTGCCACCTGTCTCCAAAACCGGCCGAACCCCTCCCTTCACCCGCATCCTGAcccttttcccctccacatcccctccttcctcctccccggacGACTCAGAACCCTTCCATGGCACCCTCGcaatcaccaacctcgaATCCACCCAGCCCTACGAAGCCCTCTCCTACACATGGGGCACCGCCGACCCGGAAACTTACATCTGGCTCGAtgaccttcccctccccatcaaacccaaccTCGCGGCGGCACTCCACTTCCTCCGACCATCACCAGGCCAGCCCCCGCGACGACTGTGGATAGACGCACTATGTATTGACCAGTCCAGTCTAGAGGAGAGATCCCGTCAGGTGCAGTACATGCGGTTGGTTTACAAATACTGCCAAAGAGTCATCGCCTGGATCGGGCTAAAGCAAGAATCAGAAGCGACAGAGGTTGCGTTCGAGGCAGGGAAGGTCCTGAGTGATGTCAGTCGGCTAGTGGCTGACTTGAGGAAAGATGCCGCCGCAATGGAGGATGGTGTCGTGCGTGACGTCGTGGGTAATGCTCTAGGTGGTCTGCCAGAGGGGGCACTGCTCAATCTCCAAAAGCTATTTGACCGGGAGTACTTCCACCGCACGTGGGTAGTGCAAGAAATCGCCGTGGCCAACGTGGCGGTGGTCAAGTCggaagagctggagatgTCCTTCTTCGACTTGGTTTCGACGTTGCTGTTCGTCTTTGGGAACAGGCCTGGGGGCAAAATCGAGACGAACACCTCGTTGGACGTGTGGTACCTCATATTTACGCGGCAGTCAGGGGCCCACAGCGGTCACGTTCGTCTGACTGAGATTCCGGGTAGCTTGGGGCCGTTGCTGGACTTGCTTGAGCAGATGCGTGCGTTCAAGGCGACTGACTTGCGGGATAAGATCTATTCAGTTTTGGGCATCTGTGACGAAGGCCTGCAGCCCGTTACGACGAGAACTCACATCACTCAACGGTCGGACCGCTGGCTGAGAAGTTTGACAACCGCCATCACGGGCGTCCAGAACTTTGTCAACGAGCGCAACCCCGATCTAGGCTGGGGTATCCCGGCGGCTCTGAAGCCGGACTACACTCGCCCTGTTCCGGAGGTTTATACCGGCCTAGCGAAATTCTTGATCAGCAAGATGCCCATGTTCCTGGACGTTCTCAGTTATGTCCAACATCGCACGACTCCAACCCCAGATGACCCCTACCCCTCCTGGGTGCCGAAATGGTTCGAGTCCAAGTCCGTCACTGTATTCCGCGGAGGTGACTTCACCGCCGGTATCTGCACCCCACCCCTCGGAGACTTCTTCCAGTCCCGTATCCAacgcgccttctcctcgccgaTCCCGGGCACCCTGATCATGGACGGCTTCCATGTCGGCGTCGTCCACCGCGTCAGCAATGTCATGAACTTTGGGTCAGATGGACATTCCAAGACCGAAGCCGTCCAACGCGCTTGGACGGAGCTTCTGCCCAACATGCCATTCCCGGGGGCTAATGGATCGAGGTATATCACTGGTGAGCCTCTCGACGTAGCATTTTGCAAGGCGCTTTCGGTACATCCGATGGGCGCAGTGGTCGGGCATGTCATGTCCAATTCGATGGATGGGTTTCacttctcagcctcggcgAGCGAGATGAACAGGCAGATAGCTACTGGGATAAGTGACGCTGCTGTAGGAGCATTCTTATCTGGGCttgctggagagggagatgaggtgCTGTCGGCCGAGAGCGAGAAGGCGAGGGTCACGTTTCGGAATGCTGTTGGGGTGTATTGCTATGGTCGACGGGCATTCCTGACGAGGGAAGGACATTTGGGTATCGGGCCGCCGGTGATGCAGGAGGGGGACGAGGTTGTCGTGCTGTTTCGAGGCAGGATGCCGTACGTGTTGCGTCGTGGGCCGACTCACCATGTGTTTTTGGGTGATTGCTATGTGTGCGATGACAATATCATGCGTGGGCTCGTGACGGAGAGTGTCAGACATGGAAGGGGCGGGCCGCCAGTTGGTTTGTACGGGATTCGGTGA
- a CDS encoding hypothetical protein (COG:E; EggNog:ENOG503NWD1), whose translation MPSAITSTSSQTDATIFGGHDIARPQLTKPLSDSGSLQQYSHNDLTPAIGREFPTLKIRDLLKADDQLFRDLAYTISSRGVVFLRNQDVTPNELKDFMLRLTTLAGCPSTSGLHVHPLTEEGSELGDQISVISSEKQKKGGGLTHQLSDVSRYASNAWHSDITFEPVPSDYAMLKIHTLPVTGGDTLWASGYEVYDRLSEPMREMLKKLTATHDAKFFLDEARNLGNPLRECQRGSPLNKGAELAAVHPVIRTNPVTGWNSVYVNKGFTKRINGVTKDESDILLKYLFNMVTQNHDAQVRFRWSKNDVAIWDNRSTWHCATYDYNDPRAGDRVCSLGEAPYLDVQGGKSRKEELGL comes from the exons ATGCCGTCCGCTATCACATCAACGTCGTCTCAGACCGACGCCACCATCTTTGGTGGCCATGACATAGCCCGACCACAACTCACCAAACCGCTCTCCGACTCTGGATCCCTCCAACAATACTCGCACAACGACCTAACCCCCGCCATCGGCCGCGAGTTTCCCACCCTCAAAATCCGCGACCTCCTCAAAGCCGACGATCAACTCTTCCGCGACCTCGCATACACAATCTCCTCCCGCGgcgtcgtcttcctccgcAACCAAGATGTCACCCCAAACGAGCTAAAAGACTTCATGCTccgcctcaccaccctcgccggctgcccctccacctctgGCCTTCACGTGCACCCCCTAACAGAAGAGGGCTCCGAGCTAGGCGACCAAATCAGCGTCATCTCCTccgagaagcaaaagaagggCGGCGGTCTCACTCACCAGCTCTCCGACGTCAGTAGGTATGCCTCCAACGCATGGCACAGCGATATCACCTTTGAGCCTGTGCCCAGTGACTACGCCATGCTCAAGATCCACACCCTTCCCGTCACTGGCGGTGATACCCTCTGGGCGAGCGGATACGAGGTCTATGATCGTCTGTCAGAGCCGATGAGGGAGATGCTCAAGAAGTTGACCGCCACACATGACGCCAAGTTCTTTTTGGATGAGGCGAGGAATTTGGGGAATCCGCTGAGGGAGTGCCAGAGAGGGTCGCCGTTGAACAAGGGGGCTGAGTTGGCTGCTGTGCATCCTGTTATAAGGACAAATC CCGTTACTGGGTGGAACTCGGTCTACGTCAACAAGGGCTTCACCAAGCGCATCAACGGCGTCACAAAAGACGAGTCGGACATCCTCCTTAAATACCTCTTCAACATGGTAACACAGAACCACGATGCCCAAGTACGATTCAGATGGAGTAAGAATGACGTCGCTATCTGGGACAACAGGAGCACATGGCATTGTGCGACATATGACTACAACGACCCGAGAGCGGGCGACCGTGTTTGTTCCCTGGGCGAGGCTCCATATCTTGATGTACAAGGGGGCAAgtcgaggaaggaggagttgggtcTTTGA
- a CDS encoding hypothetical protein (EggNog:ENOG503NVM3; COG:G) — translation MGKIDDIENHTKGSPTATLDRGDSHDGKASLKGSEPHVGRSELSDVIPPDDGYEGKHRWDPLATWTPEEEKAVVRKTDIWLLSWLCVMFFGLQLDRGNLANALADKFLDDLNLSRDDLNNGNTIQLVAFLSAEFPVQFLTKRYGFRYVLPAMMFAWGTVSWGQAWIHDRASFYVTRALIGACEGGFIPGAILYATYFYTSSELSTRLAVFWSTLNVARVISALLAAGILKMRGIGGHPGWFWLFLLEGLLTVLLAFISFIYLPAAPTKTTGVLFREPWYTERQEVIMVNRILRDDPAKGLTLLNEPATWQDVKATWTDKSLWGLFFIGLIAYIPATPVQGYLTLTLRDLGFTDSFEINMLTIPSAVLQIITMLILARSSKYFNERTFHCFVGEFWVMPLLIALITLPDGGREWGRYSLITLISGYPYFHPIVTSWISENTFDVKKRAIAAATYNVIVQVGSLVGSQIYRDYQKPYYKIGNTTLVSISALALITFVVQRFVLVGLNKKKEKEWEKMSREEQLAYQNDVTARELDGNKRLDFRFVY, via the exons ATGGGCAAAATCGACGACATCGAGAACCACACCAAGGGTTCGCCAACAGCGACCCTCGACCGCGGTGACAGCCACGACGGCAAGGCATCACTCAAGGGCTCCGAGCCTCATGTCGGTCGCTCTGAGCTGAGCGATGTCATCCCTCCTGATGATGGCTATGAGGGAAAGCACCGGTGGGATCCATTGGCGACATGGAcccctgaggaggagaaggccgtggTGCGCAAGACCGACATCTGGTTGCTCTCCTGGCTCTGTGTCATGTTCTTCGGTCTTCAACTTGACCGTGGTAACTTGGCAAACGCTCTGGCTGACAAATTCCTGGACGATCTCAACCTCTCTCGCGACGACCTTAACAACGGTAACACCATCCAGTTGGTTGCTTTCTTGAGCGCCGAGTTCCCTGTTCAATTCCTGACCAAGCGTTATGGTTTCCGTTATGTCCTTCCGGCCATGATGTTTGCGTGGGGAACTGTCTCCTGGGGTCAGGCATGGATTCACGACCGGGCAAGCTTTTATGTTACCCGTGCACTTATTGGTGCTTGCGAGGGTGGTTTCATTCCGGGTGCTATTCTCTACGCGACCTACTTTTACACCTCCTCCGAACTTTCGACTCGTCTGGCGGTGTTTTGGTCGACTTTGAACGTTGCACGCGTCATCTCGGCTTTGTTGGCGGCTGGTATTCTCAAGATGCGTGGTATTGGTGGCCACccggggtggttttggctgTTTTTGCTTGAGGGTCTTCTTACTGTTCTTCTGGCTTTCATC TCTTTCATCTACCTTCCCGCGGCTCCCACCAAGACCACGGGCGTTCTCTTCCGCGAGCCTTGGTACACTGAGCGCCAGGAGGTGATCATGGTCAACCGTATCCTCCGTGACGATCCCGCCAAAGGCTTAACTCTGCTCAACGAGCCGGCCACCTGGCAAGACGTCAAGGCTACCTGGACAGACAAGTCTCTCTGGGGACTCTTCTTCATCGGCCTCATCGCCTACATTCCTGCAACCCCAGTCCAGGGCTACCTCACCCTGACCCTTCGCGACCTCGGTTTCACCGACAGCTTCGAGATCAACATGCTCACCATCCCGTCGGCCGTCCTCCAGATCATCACCATGCTGATCCTCGCCCGGTCGAGCAAGTACTTCAACGAGCGGACCTTCCACTGCTTCGTGGGCGAATTCTGGGTCATGCCGCTGCTCATCGCCTTGATCACGCTGCCTGACGGAGGTCGTGAGTGGGGGCGGTATTCACTGATCACGCTCATCAGCGGGTACCCTTACTTCCATCCTATTGTCACTTCTTGGATCTCGGAGAACACTTTTGATGTCAAGAAGCGGGCTATTGCGGCGGCCACGTACAATGTTATTGTGCAAGTTGGTAGTCTGGTGGGCAGTCAGATTTATCGCGACTACCAGAAGCCGTATTATAAGATTGGTAATACCACGCTCGTGTCTATCAGCGCGTTGGCTTTGATCACATTTGTTGTTCAGAGATTCGTCTTGGTTGGACTCAataagaagaaggagaaggagtgggagaagatgtcgagggaggagcagTTGGCTTATCAGAATGATGTGACGGCCAGAGAGTTGGATGGGAATAAGCGGTTAGATTTCCGGTTTGTATACTAG
- a CDS encoding hypothetical protein (EggNog:ENOG503NWRF; COG:K) codes for MHLGNVPFGDSCCFPLAPLRHCGVRFSNVQHQDTSMSCSHATWLQSYGNMSPGGTSRPSKQRKIGSRSCDACKIRKVKCTETAPCQRCLSAGLDCTFNKTQSTRGPRNLRTKTLQQIQNATRAQQPASAPSHIPEPSSSPSTADPSNISVESLVVRLCIYRLRLFPVWPIVAVEQVIAALHRDSHDVGTYTLAVAIGAATMAQLKLSRLKDPSITDSLSASALHEECQRKRRTLNAASANLNRLQTSFFLHIYHENQIPGGAESLLHLREAITVAQIMGLHRPSSYLGLPPSEDRLRRRILWLLFVTERGVAMLHRLPVALTSAEKFPPLDTINEPDDGPHVLPAFKKLVNLFWIFDQSRAFDILQDAADDTDGSSSPNHEALRALQQRLQEARLETEKDANDIQKADISITRQWMQILIWRATQGHAYWSSDDTSASLAGPIQIAQQLLDDISKLPNTALEAHGPGIEFKVYEIASAVADSLNYYTTPRPGDILLRHPGDILLRLQRFLATCRGGNINLLGLLAARIAQGQMSLSIPRQSFDPTPPSVVVEEIATDADSDEPPPSSPWLSLVAAAELEQEQSLSSYAQQVGLLDNHDWLLAPESPNI; via the coding sequence ATGCACCTCGGCAATGTGCCATTTGGAGATAGCTGTTGCTTCCCATTGGCGCCATTGCGCCATTGTGGGGTTAGATTCTCCAACGTCCAACACCAAGATACTTCAATGTCATGTTCCCATGCCACTTGGCTGCAGAGCTACGGCAATATGTCTCCTGGTGGCACGTCACGACCCTCGAAGCAGAGGAAGATTGGTTCTCGATCTTGCGATGCTTGCAAGATTCGGAAGGTCAAGTGTACCGAGACAGCCCCCTGCCAACGATGTCTCTCCGCCGGCCTCGATTGCACCTTCAACAAGACCCAGTCGACGAGAGGACCCCGGAATCTGAGGACAAAGACCTTACAGCAGATCCAAAATGCCACACGAGCTCAGCAACCAGCCTCAGCACCTTCACATATCCCAGAGCCAAGTTCTTCGCCGAGCACCGCGGACCCTTCCAACATTTCGGTCGAATCACTCGTCGTTCGACTGTGCATCTATCGACTTCGCCTCTTTCCAGTCTGGCCGATCGTGGCTGTGGAACAGGTCATTGCAGCCCTACACCGCGATTCCCATGATGTCGGAACCTACACCTTGGCAGTGGCCATTGGTGCTGCAACCATGGCCCAGTTGAAACTGTCCCGGTTGAAAGACCCAAGCATCACGGACAGCCTGTCCGCTAGCGCTCTCCACGAGGAGTGCCAAAGGAAACGGCGGACCCTCAACGCTGCCTCTGCCAATCTGAACAGACTTCAGACCTCGTTCTTTTTGCACATCTACCACGAGAACCAGATTCCTGGCGGTGCCGAGTCTTTGTTGCACTTGCGAGAGGCCATCACGGTGGCACAAATCATGGGATTACACCGGCCCTCCTCATACCTAGGACTACCCCCATCCGAGGACCGCCTTCGACGCCGCATTTTGTGGCTGCTGTTTGTTACAGAGAGAGGAGTGGCCATGCTACACAGACTTCCAGTAGCATTGACTTCAGCGGAGAAGTTCCCGCCACTGGACACCATCAACGAACCCGACGACGGACCACACGTGTTGCCGGCATTCAAGAAACTGGTCAACCTGTTTTGGATCTTCGACCAGTCCAGAGCATTTGACATTCTTCAAGATGCGGCAGACGACACGGACGgctcctcatcacccaaccACGAAGCTCTCCGAGCCCTGCAGCAGCGCTTACAAGAAGCACGACTCGAAACTGAAAAGGATGCAAATGACATCCAGAAAGCGGACATTTCCATCACAAGACAATGGATGCAAATCCTCATCTGGCGCGCCACTCAAGGCCACGCATACTGGTCCTCCGACGACACCTCGGCAAGCCTTGCTGGCCCCATTCAGATAGCCCAGCAGCTACTAGACGACATATCAAAGCTCCCCAACACGGCCCTGGAAGCCCACGGCCCAGGGATAGAATTCAAAGTTTACGAGATTGCAAGTGCCGTGGCAGACTCCCTCAACTACTACACAACCCCCCGACCAggcgacatcctcctccgacatCCAGGCGACATTCTTCTCAGATTACAAAGATTCCTAGCCACCTGCCGCGGCGGAAACATCAACCTGCTAGGCCTCCTAGCCGCGCGCATCGCCCAAGGCCAAATGTCCCTATCCATCCCACGGCAGTCGTTCGacccaaccccgccctcgGTTGTTGTCGAAGAGATAGCCACCGACGCCGACAGCGacgaaccaccaccctcatccccatGGCTCTCCCTCGTTGCCGCGGCTGAACTCGAGCAGGAGCAGTCCTTGTCGTCTTATGCTCAACAGGTCGGCCTGCTCGATAATCACGACTGGCTTCTTGCTCCAGAAAGCCCCAACATCTAG
- a CDS encoding hypothetical protein (EggNog:ENOG503NW10; COG:C), translating to MAWEEPRKTGMVYRRLGNSGLHVSALGLGGWLTFGGQVENEGTVACLKQAYDLGINFFDTAESYAGGQSEVVMGQAIKQLGWKRNDIVISTKLNWGGHNGEVLVNNHGLSRKHIVEGLRASLQRLDLEYVDIVYAHRPDRLTPMEEVVRAFNHVIEIKGWAMYWGTSEWSADEIAEACGIAKQLGLIAPIVEQPFYNLLHRKKVEGEFQRLYSRFGLGLTTFSPLKFGLLSGKYNDSPDTPPPGSRFAKGDDKFVNYMRDNYGNKSWQDDIEKVKKLKVIADKVGIPQSELALAWVLKNPNVSSVITGASRPEQIVENVKALKSIALLTPEIMKEIDEVVGSVELDPARQD from the exons ATGGCTTGGGAAGAACCACGGAAGACGGGCATGGTGTATCGCCGTTTGGGCAACTCTGGATTACACGTCTCTGCgcttgggttgggaggatggCTTACGTTTGGGGGGCAGGTTGAAAATG AGGGCACTGTTGCTTGCTTGAAGCAGGCGTATGATTTGGGTATCAACTTTTTTGACACTGCGGAAAG CTACGCCGGAGGCCAATCCGAAGTCGTTATGGGCCAAGCCATCAAGCAGCTCGGCTGGAAGCGCAacgacatcgtcatcagcaCCAAGCTCAACTGGGGCGGCCACAACGGCGAGgtcctcgtcaacaaccaCGGCCTGAGCCGCAAGCACATCGTCGAAGGCCTCCGTGCCTccctccaacgcctcgacctcgaatACGTCGACATTGTCTACGCCCATCGCCCGGACCGTCTCACTCCCATGGAGGAGGTCGTTCGTGCTTTCAACCACGTCATCGAGATCAAGGGGTGGGCGATGTACTGGGGGACCAGCGAGTGGAGTGCTGACGAGATCGCCGAAGCATGCGGCATCGCCAAGCAGCTCGGACTTATCGCGCCGATTGTTGAACAGCCATTCTACAACCTCCTGCACAGAAAGAAGGTCGAGGGCGAGTTCCAGAGGCTGTACAGCAGATTCGGTCTTGGATTGACGACGTTCAGTCCCTTGAAGTTTGGTCTGCTCAGTGGAAAGTACAACGATTCGCCTGATACGCCTCCGCCGGGGAGCCGTTTTGCCAAGGGCGACGACAAGTTTGTCAATTACATGAGAGACAACTACGGGAACAAGAGCTGGCAGGATGATATCGAAAAGGTGAAAAAGCTCAAGGTTATCGCCGACAAGGTCGGCATTCCCCAGTCAGAGTTGGCTCTGGCGTGGGTGTTGAAGAATCCCAATGTTTCGTCTGTTATCACTGGCGCGTCAAGGCCGGAGCAGATTGTTGAGAATGTCAAGGCGTTGAAGAGTATAGCTTTGTTGACGCCAGAGATTATGAAGGAgattgatgaggtggttgggAGCGTTGAGTTGGATCCAGCGAGACAGGACTAA